The following proteins are encoded in a genomic region of Arcobacter suis CECT 7833:
- a CDS encoding FlgO family outer membrane protein — translation MFKSILKTSILAGTFLFFVTGCTVSRSSDPIAKEYDKVQTTKQHLEVAADMQKNVTTQNTLESTIASLAAQMLQNKKMDTNKPILITSFVRLDEFKKTTEFGRVVSESLINELSNRGFDITEFRGQMAVSVNDEGEYFISRKPHELKNKIPNTYVVVGTYSRLSGKIMLNARVIDNITGKIITSARATYEHGITNDCIIFKDCAPARTINIVKERSSK, via the coding sequence ATGTTCAAAAGTATTCTTAAGACAAGTATATTAGCAGGTACATTTTTATTTTTTGTAACAGGATGTACAGTAAGTAGAAGTAGTGATCCTATTGCAAAAGAATATGATAAAGTACAAACTACTAAACAACATTTAGAAGTTGCTGCTGATATGCAAAAAAATGTAACTACTCAAAATACATTAGAATCAACAATAGCATCTTTAGCTGCTCAAATGCTACAAAATAAAAAGATGGATACGAATAAACCGATATTAATTACTTCTTTTGTTAGATTAGATGAGTTCAAAAAAACTACTGAATTTGGAAGAGTTGTGAGTGAAAGTTTGATAAATGAACTTTCAAATAGAGGTTTCGATATTACTGAATTTAGAGGTCAAATGGCTGTTTCTGTAAACGATGAAGGTGAATATTTTATCTCAAGAAAACCCCATGAGTTAAAAAATAAAATACCTAACACTTATGTTGTAGTAGGAACTTACTCAAGATTATCAGGTAAAATCATGTTAAATGCTAGAGTAATTGATAATATTACAGGTAAAATTATTACAAGTGCGAGAGCAACATACGAGCATGGTATTACAAATGATTGTATAATTTTTAAAGATTGTGCACCTGCTAGAACTATAAATATAGTAAAAGAACGATCATCAAAATGA
- a CDS encoding patatin-like phospholipase family protein, translating into MKIPTNNLALVLGGGAARGAFHLGVLDFCEQHNIEIQAYSGSSIGAIISASHASGIKAKEQLKIFGSKELRQALKFNYFRNGLLRIDASNKIIKELLPIEKLEDIPKPVWINAYDLKKKKLHYFNSGNTITLCIASSALVPIFKPVSYEGMYLIDGGLFDNIPIKPLQDKNYDIYAIDLFAKEHKTIVKKSNPLKEIKKSLFKQLHENHKYSMENTNYYLGSQHIRNFSLFTFQELEECFKLGIKEAQNHFLDTL; encoded by the coding sequence ATGAAAATTCCAACAAATAACCTAGCTTTAGTTCTTGGTGGTGGAGCTGCTCGTGGTGCTTTTCATTTGGGTGTGTTAGATTTTTGTGAACAACATAATATTGAAATCCAAGCTTATAGTGGCTCATCTATTGGAGCAATTATAAGTGCTTCCCATGCAAGTGGAATAAAAGCAAAAGAACAACTAAAAATCTTTGGCTCAAAAGAGTTAAGACAAGCCCTGAAATTTAACTATTTCAGAAATGGTTTACTAAGAATTGATGCCTCAAATAAAATCATAAAAGAACTTCTTCCAATAGAAAAACTTGAAGATATTCCAAAACCTGTTTGGATAAATGCTTATGATTTAAAAAAGAAAAAATTACACTATTTTAATAGTGGGAATACAATTACTTTATGTATAGCATCAAGTGCTTTAGTTCCTATTTTTAAACCAGTTAGTTATGAAGGAATGTATCTTATTGATGGTGGATTATTTGATAATATTCCAATTAAACCTCTTCAAGACAAAAATTATGATATTTATGCAATAGATTTATTTGCAAAAGAGCATAAAACAATAGTTAAAAAATCAAATCCTCTAAAAGAGATAAAAAAATCCCTTTTTAAACAACTCCACGAAAACCATAAATACTCAATGGAAAATACAAACTACTATTTAGGAAGTCAGCATATAAGAAACTTCTCATTATTTACTTTTCAAGAACTTGAAGAGTGTTTTAAATTAGGTATTAAAGAAGCTCAAAATCATTTTTTAGATACACTATAA
- a CDS encoding FlgO family outer membrane protein, with amino-acid sequence MKFVIFSIFLALSLTSCAYKNPINGSNNFHSLVSKLVDESASKIKRNISPQEVVLVSDFVNLDKLKNKSQLGFLLSSMLKDSLVSQNIIVREIELGKEFEFGANGFNLLTRNKDNIASNKITKEKYAVVGTYSLTSKSLNVFIKLIDIRNGNILSSSYERTEIDDEILDLEGERLQSEKQQENKKPTPSYRPHVVL; translated from the coding sequence TTGAAATTTGTAATATTTTCAATTTTCTTAGCCCTTTCTTTAACTTCTTGCGCATACAAAAATCCTATAAATGGATCAAATAATTTTCACTCTTTAGTCTCAAAACTTGTTGATGAATCTGCAAGTAAAATTAAAAGAAATATTTCACCACAAGAAGTTGTTTTAGTATCTGATTTTGTTAATTTAGATAAATTAAAAAATAAATCTCAATTAGGATTTTTACTTTCTAGTATGTTAAAAGATAGTTTAGTATCTCAAAATATTATTGTAAGAGAGATAGAACTTGGCAAAGAGTTTGAGTTTGGGGCAAATGGTTTTAATTTGTTAACACGAAATAAAGATAATATTGCATCAAATAAAATTACAAAAGAGAAGTATGCTGTTGTTGGGACGTATTCATTAACTAGTAAAAGTTTAAATGTGTTTATTAAATTAATTGATATTAGAAATGGAAATATTTTATCTTCGTCTTATGAAAGAACTGAAATTGATGATGAAATTTTAGATTTAGAAGGTGAGCGATTACAAAGTGAAAAACAACAAGAGAATAAAAAACCAACTCCAAGTTATCGTCCACATGTTGTTTTATAA
- a CDS encoding CTP synthase: protein MTKFIFVTGGVLSSLGKGITSASIATILKQSGFKVSMLKIDPYLNVDPGTMSPLEHGEVFVTADGAETDLDLGNYERFIDKTLTKKNSFTTGQVYQSVIKREREGGYLGKTIQVIPHVVDEIKERIYAAADDNEFLIIELGGTVGDIEGLPFMEAIRSIRHELPKTNTMNIHLSLVPYIKAAGELKTKPTQHSVQELRRIGITPHMLVCRTERELPKNLKDKLALACDIDRNAVIEAGDAQSIYQVPLQFIKEGILTPLSEHFNIKIKPNMEKWDTLVKNILIPQSEVTIAFVGKYLDLKESYKSLIEALIHAGAHLSTKVNIHWCDSERIEDVGAYDIIGNSDAILVAGGFGHRGVEGKLAAIKYARENKIPYLGICLGMQLAILEFAKNVLGIEDANSIEFDPDTKNPLIYLIDEFIDQSGNKQLRTHESPMGGTMRLGEYPFEPLKGTHLQKAYGNEDVYYERHRHRYEANPKYKEVLENAGMIISGQSNGLIEAVEIKDHPWFVGVQFHPEFTSHLETPNPIILEFVKQATKRK, encoded by the coding sequence ATGACAAAATTCATTTTTGTAACAGGTGGAGTTCTTAGTTCACTAGGAAAAGGTATAACTTCTGCTTCTATTGCAACAATATTAAAACAATCAGGCTTTAAAGTGAGTATGCTTAAAATCGACCCTTACTTAAATGTAGACCCAGGAACAATGAGTCCTTTAGAACATGGGGAAGTTTTTGTTACAGCAGATGGTGCTGAAACAGACTTAGATTTAGGAAACTACGAAAGATTTATTGATAAAACTTTAACTAAAAAAAATAGTTTTACAACAGGACAAGTTTACCAAAGTGTAATTAAAAGAGAAAGAGAAGGTGGATATTTAGGTAAAACTATTCAAGTTATTCCACATGTTGTTGATGAAATAAAAGAAAGAATTTACGCAGCAGCAGATGATAATGAATTTTTAATAATAGAACTTGGTGGAACAGTAGGAGATATTGAAGGCTTACCTTTTATGGAGGCTATCAGATCTATTAGACATGAACTTCCAAAAACTAATACAATGAATATTCACTTAAGTTTAGTGCCTTATATCAAAGCAGCGGGTGAACTTAAAACTAAACCAACTCAACATTCAGTTCAAGAGTTAAGAAGAATTGGTATTACTCCTCATATGTTAGTTTGTAGAACGGAAAGAGAATTACCAAAAAATTTAAAAGATAAATTAGCATTAGCTTGTGATATTGATAGAAATGCAGTTATTGAAGCTGGTGATGCACAATCTATTTATCAAGTTCCATTACAATTTATTAAAGAAGGAATTTTAACTCCTTTATCTGAACATTTTAATATAAAAATCAAACCAAATATGGAAAAATGGGATACTTTAGTTAAAAATATTTTAATTCCTCAAAGTGAAGTAACAATCGCTTTTGTTGGAAAATATTTAGATTTAAAAGAATCTTATAAATCACTAATTGAAGCACTTATTCACGCAGGTGCTCATTTAAGTACTAAAGTAAATATTCATTGGTGTGATAGTGAAAGAATTGAAGATGTTGGAGCTTATGATATTATTGGAAATTCTGATGCTATCTTAGTTGCTGGTGGATTTGGACACAGAGGTGTTGAAGGAAAACTAGCAGCTATTAAATATGCAAGAGAGAATAAAATTCCATATCTTGGAATTTGTCTTGGAATGCAATTAGCAATTCTTGAATTTGCAAAAAATGTATTAGGAATTGAAGATGCAAACTCAATTGAATTTGATCCAGATACAAAAAATCCTTTAATTTATTTAATTGATGAATTTATTGACCAAAGTGGAAATAAACAATTAAGAACTCATGAATCGCCAATGGGTGGAACAATGAGATTAGGTGAATATCCATTTGAGCCATTAAAAGGTACTCATTTACAAAAAGCATATGGAAATGAAGATGTTTATTATGAAAGACACAGACACAGATATGAAGCTAATCCTAAATATAAAGAAGTATTAGAAAATGCGGGAATGATTATTTCAGGTCAATCAAATGGATTAATTGAAGCGGTGGAAATAAAAGATCATCCTTGGTTTGTTGGAGTTCAATTCCATCCAGAATTTACATCACATTTAGAGACACCAAATCCTATTATTTTAGAGTTTGTAAAACAAGCAACTAAAAGAAAATAA
- a CDS encoding UDP-2,3-diacylglucosamine diphosphatase has translation MKYKSIFISDIHLGTRFSKAKVLLNFLKHNNCEELFLVGDIVDGWAIKRKLIWPQSHSDVIQRILKKAKKGTKVTFITGNHDEFLRPFVPLLLGNSLNITNDLEYMGINGKKYYVTHGDFFDSITMTKKWLAVLGDYGYDLLLHLNAILNFIRKTIGIKKYWSLSKYIKDSVKSSVSFINDFETVLSNHAKNKGYDGIICGHIHKAEIRDINKIEYLNCGDWVESCTAIVETFDGEFMIINWLEKDTTNENSNK, from the coding sequence ATGAAATACAAAAGCATTTTTATATCAGATATTCATTTGGGAACTCGTTTTTCAAAGGCAAAAGTTCTTCTAAATTTTTTGAAACACAATAATTGTGAAGAGTTATTTTTAGTGGGAGACATCGTCGATGGTTGGGCAATAAAAAGAAAATTAATCTGGCCTCAATCACACTCTGACGTAATTCAAAGAATATTAAAAAAAGCAAAAAAAGGTACAAAAGTAACTTTTATTACTGGTAACCATGATGAGTTTTTAAGACCCTTTGTACCTTTACTTTTAGGAAATTCTTTAAATATTACAAATGATTTAGAATATATGGGAATAAATGGGAAAAAATATTATGTAACCCACGGTGATTTTTTTGACTCAATTACAATGACTAAAAAATGGTTAGCTGTTTTAGGTGACTATGGATATGACTTACTTTTACATCTAAATGCAATACTAAATTTTATTCGAAAAACTATAGGTATTAAAAAATATTGGTCCCTTTCAAAATACATAAAAGATAGTGTAAAATCTTCTGTTTCATTCATCAATGACTTTGAAACAGTTTTATCAAATCATGCAAAAAACAAAGGATATGATGGTATTATTTGTGGACATATTCACAAAGCTGAAATTAGAGATATAAATAAAATAGAATATTTAAATTGTGGAGATTGGGTTGAATCTTGTACGGCAATTGTTGAAACTTTTGATGGAGAATTTATGATAATTAATTGGTTAGAAAAAGATACAACAAATGAAAATTCCAACAAATAA
- the dnaE gene encoding DNA polymerase III subunit alpha: protein MSDTPKFTHLHLHTEYSLLDGANKIKPLAKKVKKMGMTSVAMTDHGNMFGAIDFYNAMRAEGIKPIIGMEAYIHNSEDIGDKTNRQRFHLCLYAKNDIGYKNLMFLSSQAYMHGFYYYPRINKQLLKDNAEGLVCSAACLQGEVNWHLNTQSERNVKNGAKGYEEAKKIALEYKEIFGDDFYLEIMRHGISDQHFVDDQILRISKETGIKVVATNDTHYLEQKDADAHEAFMCIAMNKLYDDPKRLRHSVHEFYLKSPEQIAKLYADIPEALEATQEIADKCNLEIKLGNPTPPNFKFTRQKSEISNLVLPEPDVEYSLENDKILFIHECRIGLEDRLKIVPPEHHQEYRDRLEVEIEIINNMRFPGYMLIVWDFVIVAKQMGIPVGPGRGSAAGSLVAFSLKITDIDPIPYGLLFERFLNPERVSMPDIDMDFCQARRGEIIDYVVQQYGRANVAQIITFGKLLAKGVIRDVARVLDMPYARADAMAKLIPDELGINLTSSYEKEPKIKELCDADPQAARVWEYALALEGLNRNAGTHAAGVVISNEPLWKKTPLFKPSGLDTLATQYNGKYVEDVDLIKFDFLGLKTLTVIEEANKLIEQRHGKRVDFITADVNDKGVYDLIQTGNTMGLFQIESDGMQDLCKRLKPSNFEDIIAVLALYRPGPMESGMLDDFIDRKHGRAEINYFYDEFDAPLRPILETTYGVIVYQEQVMQIVQTIGGFSLGGADLVRRAMGKKIKEEMDRLKGEFADGGVKKGYQKPHCEELFDLIVKFAGYGFNKSHSAAYALVTFYTSYLKKYYPSEFMAALLTLEKDNTDKVVKYVDEVKRLGLDLFPPDINKSDLVFSAKKIEDKEVVMFGMGAIKGAGDVAINSILKARNEGGLFTDLPDFISRIDGSKVNKRVIESLTKAGAFDGFGYSRQALLNQIEKIVETVGKAAVAKKMATGSLFGDSDELTKIDIELEHLPEFEAKEILELEKASLGFYVSGHPLDEYREQLDKINYTLSSQIDELEDGSQALFVGKIENITERISKKGNKFGIATIMDFHGTIELMLFEDRLKELKDDYDLNEPIAFKVRISKDENFTRMNILKIESIKEAKNEKIKTKQKEVVEPPLTIAIPFSNDENLMYKLFDIVANNQGKRELKILIKSKLADLELETGFKVTSQVENLIQQLEGVYIVA, encoded by the coding sequence ATGTCTGATACACCAAAATTTACCCATCTACATTTACATACAGAGTATTCACTACTTGATGGTGCAAACAAAATAAAACCCCTTGCTAAAAAAGTAAAAAAAATGGGAATGACAAGCGTTGCTATGACTGACCATGGAAATATGTTTGGAGCAATTGACTTTTATAATGCAATGAGAGCTGAGGGAATTAAACCAATTATTGGGATGGAAGCCTATATTCACAATAGTGAAGATATTGGCGATAAAACAAATAGACAAAGATTTCACCTTTGTTTATATGCAAAAAATGATATTGGTTACAAAAATCTAATGTTTTTAAGTTCTCAAGCTTATATGCATGGTTTTTATTATTATCCTCGAATTAATAAACAACTTCTAAAAGATAATGCAGAAGGTTTAGTTTGCAGTGCTGCTTGTTTACAAGGTGAAGTAAACTGGCATCTAAATACTCAAAGTGAAAGAAATGTAAAAAATGGTGCAAAAGGTTATGAAGAAGCAAAAAAAATAGCTTTAGAATATAAAGAAATTTTTGGAGATGATTTTTATTTAGAAATTATGAGACATGGAATTAGTGACCAACATTTTGTTGATGACCAAATTTTACGAATCTCAAAAGAGACAGGAATAAAAGTAGTTGCTACAAATGACACTCACTATTTAGAGCAAAAAGATGCCGATGCTCACGAAGCTTTCATGTGTATTGCCATGAATAAACTTTATGATGATCCAAAAAGATTAAGACATAGTGTTCATGAATTTTATTTAAAATCACCAGAACAAATCGCAAAATTATATGCTGATATTCCTGAAGCGTTAGAAGCCACTCAAGAGATAGCTGATAAATGCAATTTGGAAATAAAACTAGGAAACCCAACTCCTCCAAATTTTAAATTTACAAGACAAAAATCAGAAATTTCAAATTTAGTTTTACCAGAACCAGATGTTGAATATTCCCTTGAAAATGACAAAATTTTATTTATTCATGAGTGCAGAATTGGTCTTGAAGATAGATTAAAAATTGTTCCACCAGAACATCATCAAGAGTATCGAGATAGACTTGAAGTAGAAATTGAAATCATAAATAATATGCGGTTTCCAGGATATATGCTTATCGTTTGGGATTTCGTAATTGTTGCAAAACAAATGGGAATTCCAGTAGGTCCAGGACGGGGTTCGGCGGCTGGAAGTTTAGTTGCTTTTTCTTTAAAAATCACAGATATTGACCCTATTCCTTATGGTCTGCTTTTTGAGAGATTCCTAAATCCAGAAAGGGTTTCAATGCCCGATATTGATATGGACTTTTGTCAAGCAAGACGGGGTGAAATTATTGATTATGTTGTTCAACAATATGGTCGAGCGAACGTTGCACAAATTATCACCTTTGGTAAACTCTTAGCAAAAGGGGTAATTAGAGATGTTGCAAGGGTTCTTGATATGCCTTATGCAAGAGCTGATGCGATGGCAAAACTTATTCCCGATGAATTAGGAATAAATCTAACAAGTTCTTATGAAAAAGAGCCAAAGATAAAAGAACTTTGTGATGCAGATCCACAAGCAGCAAGAGTTTGGGAATATGCTTTAGCGTTAGAGGGATTAAATAGAAATGCTGGAACTCACGCAGCGGGAGTTGTTATTTCAAATGAGCCTTTATGGAAAAAAACTCCGCTTTTCAAACCTTCAGGACTAGATACTCTTGCTACTCAATATAATGGAAAGTATGTTGAGGATGTGGATTTAATCAAATTCGACTTTTTGGGTTTAAAAACCCTAACAGTTATTGAAGAAGCAAATAAACTAATTGAGCAAAGACATGGAAAAAGAGTAGATTTTATCACAGCAGATGTGAATGACAAAGGTGTTTATGATCTGATTCAAACTGGAAATACAATGGGACTATTTCAAATCGAGTCCGATGGTATGCAAGATTTATGTAAAAGACTTAAACCTTCAAATTTTGAGGATATTATCGCCGTTCTTGCCCTTTATAGACCAGGTCCAATGGAATCAGGAATGCTTGATGACTTTATTGATAGAAAACATGGTCGTGCTGAAATAAACTACTTTTATGATGAATTTGATGCACCTTTAAGACCAATTCTAGAAACTACCTATGGAGTTATTGTTTACCAAGAGCAAGTTATGCAAATCGTTCAAACTATTGGAGGTTTTTCACTTGGAGGCGCTGACTTAGTTAGACGGGCAATGGGTAAAAAAATCAAAGAAGAGATGGATAGACTAAAAGGTGAATTTGCAGATGGTGGAGTTAAAAAAGGTTATCAAAAACCTCACTGTGAAGAGTTATTCGACCTAATCGTAAAGTTTGCTGGATATGGATTTAACAAATCTCACTCGGCAGCTTATGCACTAGTTACTTTTTATACTTCATATCTAAAAAAATATTATCCATCAGAATTTATGGCAGCACTTTTAACTCTTGAAAAAGATAATACAGACAAAGTTGTTAAATATGTGGATGAAGTAAAAAGATTGGGACTTGACCTATTCCCACCTGATATTAATAAATCTGATTTAGTATTTTCAGCAAAAAAAATAGAAGATAAAGAAGTTGTAATGTTTGGAATGGGTGCCATAAAAGGTGCAGGTGATGTTGCAATTAACTCTATTTTAAAAGCTAGAAATGAAGGTGGATTATTTACAGATTTACCAGATTTTATCTCAAGAATTGATGGAAGTAAAGTAAATAAAAGGGTAATTGAATCTTTAACAAAAGCTGGAGCTTTTGATGGTTTTGGATATTCAAGACAAGCTTTACTTAATCAAATAGAAAAAATAGTTGAAACAGTTGGAAAAGCTGCCGTTGCAAAAAAAATGGCAACAGGTTCACTTTTTGGAGATAGTGATGAACTTACAAAAATAGATATTGAACTTGAACATCTTCCCGAATTTGAAGCAAAAGAGATTCTTGAACTTGAAAAAGCCTCTTTAGGATTTTATGTATCTGGGCATCCGCTTGATGAATATAGGGAACAACTTGATAAGATTAATTATACTTTATCATCTCAAATTGATGAACTTGAAGATGGAAGCCAAGCTTTATTTGTAGGAAAAATTGAAAATATCACTGAAAGAATTTCAAAAAAAGGTAATAAATTTGGAATTGCAACTATCATGGATTTTCACGGAACTATCGAACTTATGCTTTTTGAAGATAGATTAAAAGAATTAAAAGATGATTATGATTTAAATGAACCAATAGCTTTTAAAGTAAGAATTTCAAAGGATGAAAACTTCACAAGAATGAATATTCTAAAAATTGAAAGCATCAAAGAAGCAAAAAACGAAAAAATTAAAACAAAACAAAAAGAAGTTGTTGAACCACCACTAACAATAGCAATACCTTTTTCGAATGACGAAAATTTGATGTACAAATTATTTGATATTGTGGCAAATAATCAAGGAAAAAGAGAATTAAAAATTTTGATTAAATCAAAACTTGCTGATTTAGAACTAGAAACTGGATTTAAAGTAACTTCTCAAGTGGAAAATTTAATACAACAACTAGAGGGAGTATATATAGTAGCATGA
- a CDS encoding DJ-1 family glyoxalase III has protein sequence MPNILITISNGFEEIEAISIIDICRRANIKVTIAGVEGLEISGAHGIKIISDEKIENISSDDFDMIVLPGGLPNAFTLAENKKVQSLLKEFKNKNKKIGAICAAPYALHKADVLNENYTCYPSFEKKIKENGYHADDNVVIDSNVITSRGPATAMIFALEIVNLLCDKEIYNGVKDGLLAKDY, from the coding sequence ATGCCAAACATTTTAATAACTATATCAAATGGATTTGAAGAGATAGAAGCTATTTCAATAATTGATATTTGCAGACGTGCAAATATAAAAGTAACTATTGCAGGAGTTGAAGGATTAGAAATTAGTGGAGCACATGGTATAAAAATAATTTCAGATGAAAAAATAGAAAATATTTCTAGTGATGATTTTGATATGATAGTTTTACCAGGTGGATTACCAAATGCTTTTACTTTGGCAGAAAATAAAAAAGTTCAATCATTATTAAAAGAGTTTAAAAACAAAAATAAAAAGATTGGTGCTATTTGTGCTGCTCCTTATGCTTTACATAAAGCAGATGTATTAAATGAAAATTATACTTGTTACCCTAGTTTTGAAAAAAAGATTAAAGAAAATGGTTATCATGCAGATGATAATGTTGTTATTGATAGTAATGTAATTACTTCAAGAGGACCTGCAACTGCAATGATTTTTGCACTTGAAATAGTAAATCTACTTTGTGATAAAGAAATTTACAATGGTGTAAAAGATGGTTTATTAGCAAAAGATTATTAA
- the recJ gene encoding single-stranded-DNA-specific exonuclease RecJ yields the protein MSKITKSRLFELLSARHLNNPYSKLADLPSPEKFKDIDIACKRIKKAILEKETITIVGDYDVDGVISTTIMLDFFNTIGVKVNHIIPNRFEHGYGLSTKIVDLINEGLVITVDNGISAYDASVKLKEKNIDLIITDHHTVGAKIPIALAIVNPKQHDCNFEFKDICGAQVAWYLCAAIKKEMNLDVNMSNFLDLLCVAIIADIMPMTALNYTIVKQGLKKIKTSSREAFKKLNEIMSKEIFVSDDVGFFIAPKLNSAGRMDDASVALSFLLSKSSNAANESLSLLDELNNYRKTLQEEISKKAEAKTDKKDNAVIVWGENWHEGVIGIVASKLSNSHKKPAFIFSIHNGIAKGSARANANINLYDIITKAAHLLLGYGGHKNAAGLSLKAENLEEFKSIINKELENSKEDLHIEPITLGELDVSSVDLEFLSIIENFEPYGLENHRPIFKISNTTLVKYDLIGRDKNHLKLTLNSDGVIFEALKFNDSNINIASNLDLIVSVSKNEFRGEITPQFLIQDIL from the coding sequence ATGTCGAAAATCACAAAAAGTAGACTTTTTGAACTACTATCTGCAAGACACTTGAATAATCCTTATTCAAAGCTTGCAGACCTTCCCTCTCCTGAAAAATTCAAAGATATAGATATTGCTTGTAAAAGAATCAAAAAAGCTATTTTAGAAAAAGAAACCATTACTATTGTTGGTGATTACGATGTTGATGGAGTTATTTCAACTACAATTATGCTTGATTTTTTTAATACAATTGGAGTTAAAGTAAATCATATTATTCCAAATAGGTTTGAACATGGATATGGTTTATCTACTAAAATTGTTGATTTAATTAATGAAGGTTTAGTAATCACTGTTGATAATGGAATTTCTGCATATGATGCTTCTGTTAAATTAAAAGAAAAAAATATTGATTTAATAATCACTGATCATCATACAGTTGGAGCTAAAATTCCAATTGCACTTGCAATAGTAAATCCTAAGCAGCATGATTGTAACTTTGAATTCAAAGATATTTGTGGCGCTCAAGTTGCTTGGTATTTATGTGCAGCCATTAAAAAAGAGATGAATTTAGATGTAAATATGTCAAACTTCCTTGATTTACTTTGTGTTGCTATAATTGCTGATATTATGCCTATGACCGCGCTCAATTACACCATTGTAAAACAAGGTCTTAAAAAAATAAAAACCTCATCAAGGGAAGCTTTCAAGAAACTAAATGAAATTATGTCAAAAGAGATTTTTGTATCTGATGATGTGGGATTTTTTATTGCTCCAAAACTAAATAGTGCAGGAAGAATGGATGATGCTAGTGTTGCCTTATCATTTTTACTTTCAAAGAGCTCAAATGCTGCAAATGAATCATTATCACTTTTAGACGAATTAAACAATTATAGAAAAACTCTACAAGAAGAGATTTCAAAAAAAGCAGAAGCAAAAACTGATAAAAAAGATAATGCAGTTATTGTTTGGGGTGAGAATTGGCATGAGGGAGTAATTGGAATAGTTGCTTCAAAGTTATCGAATTCCCACAAAAAACCAGCTTTTATATTTTCAATTCATAATGGAATTGCAAAAGGAAGTGCAAGGGCAAATGCAAATATAAATTTATATGACATTATTACTAAAGCAGCTCATTTATTACTAGGATATGGCGGGCATAAAAATGCGGCAGGATTATCTTTAAAAGCAGAAAACTTAGAAGAGTTTAAAAGTATTATAAATAAAGAATTAGAAAACTCAAAAGAAGATTTGCATATAGAACCTATTACTTTAGGTGAACTTGATGTATCAAGTGTTGATTTAGAATTTTTATCAATTATAGAAAATTTTGAACCTTATGGTTTAGAAAATCATAGACCAATTTTTAAAATTTCAAATACAACTTTAGTAAAATATGATTTAATTGGTCGTGATAAAAATCATTTAAAATTAACTTTAAATAGTGATGGAGTTATATTTGAAGCTTTAAAATTTAATGACTCAAATATAAATATAGCTTCAAATTTAGATTTAATTGTAAGTGTGAGTAAAAATGAGTTTAGAGGAGAAATAACTCCTCAGTTTTTAATTCAAGATATTTTATAA